A single genomic interval of Falsibacillus albus harbors:
- a CDS encoding alpha-glycosidase: MLREAIYHRPKDNYAYACTEEELHIRIRTKKNDVPSVKLLFGDPYNWKDGEWVFETKEMSISGSDTLFDYWFIAISPPHRRLRYGFVLQDGKEAVYLGEKGFSDEAINDTAFYFCFPFLNSIDVFQAPEWVKDTVWYQIFPERFANGNPDNNPENTLAWGSVPPSPDNFFGGDLEGVIQHIDHLKTLGITGIYFTPIFTAHSNHKYDTIDYMEIDPQFGDKETFKRLVEICHQNDIKVMLDAVFNHSGYYFPHFQDVLENGQDSKYKDWFHIHEFPLQTEPVPNYDTFAFTPFMPKLNTENLEVKEYLLEVGRYWVREFDIDGWRLDVANEVDHAFWREFRKEVKAIKPDLYILGEIWHDSMPWLRGDQFDAVMNYPFTTNVLNLMAKKAISPAEFVENMSSVLHMYPKNVNEAAFNLLDSHDTPRILTECGGDTERMKQIYSFMLTFIGTPCIYYGDEIGMTGGMDPGCRKCMEWDESKQDKHIFSHLQRLIALRKEERLLANGGNLSFLPSDYHEKCIAYTKSNGKQTLLIILNMDDAATSFKVPFDIDTETISDIWSGTEIEREDDGFSIELPAKGFAILSF, encoded by the coding sequence TTGTTGAGAGAAGCCATTTACCATCGACCCAAAGATAATTATGCATACGCTTGCACTGAAGAAGAATTACATATCCGTATAAGGACCAAAAAAAATGATGTCCCTTCTGTCAAACTATTGTTTGGCGATCCTTACAATTGGAAAGACGGCGAATGGGTATTCGAGACCAAGGAAATGTCGATCAGCGGGAGCGACACTCTCTTTGACTATTGGTTCATTGCAATAAGTCCGCCTCATCGCAGGCTGCGATATGGATTTGTCCTTCAGGATGGAAAGGAAGCAGTATATTTAGGAGAAAAGGGATTTTCGGATGAAGCCATCAATGATACAGCATTCTACTTTTGCTTCCCTTTTTTGAATTCAATCGATGTATTCCAGGCTCCTGAATGGGTCAAGGATACTGTCTGGTATCAGATCTTCCCAGAACGTTTCGCAAATGGAAATCCAGATAACAATCCAGAAAACACATTGGCTTGGGGGAGCGTCCCTCCCAGTCCTGATAACTTTTTTGGCGGCGATTTAGAAGGGGTCATACAGCATATCGATCACTTGAAGACGCTCGGAATAACGGGAATCTATTTCACCCCCATATTCACGGCCCATTCCAACCATAAATATGACACGATCGACTATATGGAAATCGATCCGCAATTCGGGGACAAGGAAACGTTCAAAAGATTGGTGGAAATCTGCCATCAAAATGACATCAAAGTGATGCTGGATGCAGTTTTCAATCATAGCGGCTACTATTTTCCACATTTCCAGGATGTGTTGGAAAATGGACAAGACTCAAAGTATAAGGATTGGTTCCACATACATGAGTTCCCGCTTCAAACTGAACCTGTTCCAAATTACGATACATTTGCATTTACTCCTTTCATGCCAAAGCTGAATACAGAAAACCTTGAAGTAAAAGAGTATTTGCTTGAAGTAGGTAGATATTGGGTCAGGGAGTTTGATATTGACGGCTGGCGCCTCGATGTGGCAAACGAAGTCGATCATGCTTTTTGGAGGGAATTCAGAAAAGAGGTTAAAGCAATCAAGCCTGATTTATATATTTTAGGCGAAATCTGGCACGATTCCATGCCTTGGCTTCGCGGGGATCAATTCGATGCCGTAATGAATTACCCATTTACGACAAATGTATTGAATTTGATGGCAAAGAAAGCCATCTCCCCCGCTGAATTCGTCGAAAATATGAGCAGCGTCCTTCATATGTATCCCAAAAATGTGAATGAAGCGGCTTTTAATTTACTCGACAGCCATGATACGCCGAGGATTTTGACTGAATGCGGCGGTGACACTGAGCGAATGAAGCAAATTTATTCATTTATGCTCACCTTCATCGGCACCCCGTGCATTTATTACGGCGATGAAATCGGTATGACCGGCGGTATGGATCCAGGCTGTCGGAAATGCATGGAATGGGATGAATCCAAGCAAGACAAACACATCTTTTCCCACTTGCAAAGACTCATCGCTTTAAGAAAAGAGGAGCGATTATTGGCCAATGGAGGAAATCTATCATTCCTCCCATCCGACTATCATGAGAAATGCATTGCATACACGAAATCCAATGGTAAACAAACCTTATTGATCATCTTAAATATGGATGATGCAGCTACTTCCTTTAAGGTTCCATTTGATATTGACACTGAAACAATATCTGATATTTGGAGCGGTACCGAAATCGAGCGTGAGGATGACGGCTTTTCAATCGAGCTGCCGGCAAAAGGATTTGCCATCCTTTCATTTTAA
- a CDS encoding MATE family efflux transporter has product MNNTRKNLTLFSLTWPIFIEIMLHMLMGNADTLMLSQYSDQSVAAVGVANQILSLIIVMFGFVATGAAILIAQNIGADNWKTANEISLMSLAGNLAFGIILSGVLFIFNKDLLMLMDLPGELMADGSSYLWIVGGFSFIQALIMTAGAILRSYGYTKDAMYITIGMNILNIAGNYLFIFGGFGVPVLGVTGVAISTTVSRLIGFIVIMIVLMKRMPTPMPFRQILKLPSAHMKDLLTIGIPSAGEELSYNASQMMITFFITMIGTEALTTKVYAQNLMMFIFLFSVAISQGTQILVGRHVGAKQFSEAYKRCLKSLKIAIFISLGMAIILSIFSKPLLGIFTTNSAIIAEGSTLIYLTILLEPGRSFNLVIINSLRAAGDVRFPVYMGILSMWGVSVTISYFLGILLHLGLLGIWISFIADEWLRGLLMLKRWKSKAWMNMSFMNKVS; this is encoded by the coding sequence ATGAATAACACCAGAAAAAATCTTACATTGTTTTCATTGACTTGGCCGATATTCATCGAAATCATGCTGCATATGCTAATGGGAAATGCAGATACCCTCATGCTCAGCCAATATTCTGATCAGTCGGTGGCAGCGGTGGGGGTGGCAAACCAAATCCTTTCACTTATCATCGTCATGTTTGGATTTGTCGCCACCGGGGCAGCTATCCTCATTGCCCAAAATATCGGAGCAGACAACTGGAAAACAGCCAATGAAATCTCTTTAATGTCATTGGCGGGCAACCTTGCATTTGGAATCATCTTAAGCGGTGTTCTATTTATTTTTAACAAAGATTTGTTAATGTTAATGGATTTACCTGGCGAATTGATGGCGGATGGCTCATCCTATTTATGGATCGTCGGTGGTTTCTCATTCATACAAGCTTTGATCATGACTGCCGGCGCGATCCTCCGCAGCTACGGATATACGAAAGATGCAATGTATATCACCATAGGAATGAACATTTTAAACATCGCCGGAAACTATTTATTTATTTTCGGGGGATTCGGTGTCCCAGTTTTAGGTGTAACCGGGGTTGCCATTTCAACTACCGTAAGCAGATTGATTGGTTTCATCGTCATCATGATCGTACTAATGAAAAGGATGCCCACCCCTATGCCTTTCCGCCAAATCTTAAAGCTCCCTTCTGCACATATGAAAGACCTTTTGACTATCGGGATTCCATCGGCAGGAGAGGAATTATCCTATAATGCCTCCCAAATGATGATCACGTTCTTCATTACGATGATCGGAACGGAAGCTTTAACGACAAAGGTATATGCACAAAATTTAATGATGTTCATCTTTCTGTTCAGCGTTGCCATCAGTCAAGGTACGCAAATACTCGTCGGACGGCATGTAGGGGCAAAGCAATTCAGCGAGGCATATAAACGATGTTTAAAAAGTTTGAAGATCGCAATATTCATTTCATTGGGAATGGCGATTATTCTTTCGATCTTTTCCAAGCCCCTCTTGGGGATATTCACAACAAATTCTGCGATAATTGCCGAGGGATCCACTTTAATTTACTTGACGATCTTATTAGAACCTGGACGATCGTTCAATCTCGTGATCATCAATTCGCTCCGCGCAGCAGGCGACGTCCGCTTCCCGGTGTACATGGGGATCTTATCCATGTGGGGGGTTAGCGTCACTATCTCTTATTTTCTCGGAATCTTGCTTCATCTTGGTCTCCTAGGAATCTGGATCTCCTTCATTGCCGACGAATGGCTGAGAGGGCTCCTGATGCTCAAACGCTGGAAATCAAAAGCGTGGATGAATATGTCCTTTATGAATAAAGTGTCCTGA
- a CDS encoding P-II family nitrogen regulator: MKKLEAIIRPEQFQHLKNGLASLGISGLTVSEAAGCGKQKGKKGLFRGTSFEIQLVPKVKVEMIVEDEKIDPIVDIILETCSTSTVGDGKIFIFPVEEVIRIRSGERGSEAIL, from the coding sequence TTGAAAAAATTAGAAGCTATTATTAGACCAGAACAATTCCAACACCTAAAGAACGGATTGGCTTCGCTCGGCATTAGCGGCCTCACCGTCTCAGAGGCAGCAGGATGCGGTAAGCAAAAAGGAAAAAAAGGGTTATTCAGGGGGACTTCTTTTGAAATACAATTGGTTCCCAAAGTAAAGGTTGAAATGATCGTAGAAGATGAAAAAATAGATCCGATCGTAGACATCATACTTGAAACCTGTTCAACATCAACGGTAGGAGATGGGAAGATATTCATTTTCCCAGTGGAGGAAGTCATTCGAATCAGAAGCGGTGAACGAGGCAGTGAAGCCATATTATAA
- a CDS encoding ammonium transporter, with translation MFKKTSLILCLSLGTSSVAMAAEPTTTELKTSIDMVWVMMSAILVFFMHAGFAMVETGFTRAKNTLNILMKNFLTVAIASILYYCIGFGLMFGKSSHGLFGTDGFLLSGRTDLGFFMFQTVFAATCATIISGAVAERMKLSSYLLVTVVMTGLIYPIIGHWVWGGGWLSKLGFIDFAGSSVVHLTGAVGSLAVILFLGPRIGKYKDGKINAIPGHNIPMGALGVFILWFGWFGFNGGSTLAADPSLVPHVLVTTLFAASAALLSSAFYSKLRFQRIDPSLTLNGALAGLVGITAGCANVSLTGSVLIGLIAGVIMVEAVWLIDSKLKVDDPVGATSVHGICGIWGTLAVGLFDTQNGLLYGGGSSLLATQAIGVLAVIVWTFITVGAVAFALKKLSGIRVSSEEEISGLDFAEHGSNAYSLREAILPDLSESAGSPTFGKDLVERLNSLSVSEVNKSS, from the coding sequence ATGTTTAAAAAAACAAGTCTAATTTTATGTTTAAGCCTAGGAACGAGCAGCGTCGCAATGGCTGCAGAGCCCACAACAACCGAATTGAAAACTTCCATCGATATGGTCTGGGTGATGATGTCCGCTATTTTAGTATTTTTTATGCATGCAGGCTTTGCAATGGTGGAAACCGGCTTTACACGTGCGAAGAACACCTTGAACATCCTCATGAAAAACTTCTTGACTGTCGCCATCGCCTCGATTCTTTATTATTGCATCGGCTTTGGCCTCATGTTCGGGAAATCCAGCCATGGCCTCTTCGGTACTGATGGTTTTCTTTTATCAGGCAGGACCGACCTGGGATTCTTCATGTTTCAGACGGTATTTGCCGCTACCTGTGCCACGATCATCTCAGGTGCTGTTGCGGAACGTATGAAACTATCAAGCTATTTATTGGTGACCGTCGTTATGACAGGATTGATTTATCCGATCATCGGCCATTGGGTTTGGGGAGGCGGGTGGCTTTCCAAACTTGGATTCATCGATTTCGCCGGTTCATCCGTCGTTCACTTGACAGGTGCCGTCGGATCGCTTGCCGTCATCCTATTTCTCGGACCGCGCATCGGAAAATATAAGGACGGAAAAATCAATGCCATCCCTGGACACAATATTCCAATGGGTGCGCTGGGCGTATTCATTCTATGGTTTGGCTGGTTCGGCTTCAATGGGGGAAGCACGCTTGCTGCAGATCCCTCATTAGTGCCCCATGTACTGGTTACAACCTTATTCGCTGCATCTGCCGCGCTGCTTTCATCGGCATTTTACTCTAAACTGCGCTTCCAGCGGATCGATCCTTCTTTGACACTGAACGGTGCACTTGCAGGTTTGGTCGGGATCACAGCCGGATGTGCCAATGTCTCCCTCACAGGTTCTGTCTTGATCGGACTGATTGCAGGGGTGATCATGGTTGAGGCGGTTTGGCTCATTGATTCAAAACTAAAAGTTGATGATCCGGTCGGTGCTACTTCCGTACACGGGATTTGCGGAATTTGGGGCACACTTGCCGTTGGTTTATTCGATACACAGAATGGACTTTTATACGGCGGAGGGAGTTCACTGCTGGCAACTCAGGCGATCGGTGTCCTTGCCGTGATTGTTTGGACATTTATTACAGTCGGAGCAGTTGCATTTGCCTTGAAGAAATTGTCCGGCATCCGTGTCTCTTCAGAGGAGGAAATATCCGGTTTGGACTTTGCCGAACATGGATCAAATGCCTATTCCTTAAGGGAAGCAATCCTCCCGGATTTATCAGAATCAGCCGGAAGCCCAACCTTTGGAAAAGATTTAGTGGAGCGGTTGAATAGTTTAAGTGTTTCAGAAGTAAATAAATCATCATAA
- a CDS encoding phytoene/squalene synthase family protein, whose protein sequence is MQVLELSTAYQICEGIIRKHSKTFFKAFSLLPREKKNAVWAIYAFCRKVDDIVDEGLYPEKGLLAFEAEFHAFMNHCFSTDDPLWVALHDVFSNYHMDRSAFLAMIKGQKMDLEGRRYQDVSSLLDYSYHVASSVGLMLLPVLAPERQDQLKQDAIHLGYAMQITNILRDVGEDLEKGRCYLPAELMDKHHYSMSDLHLHRMNSSFIAVWEELAVKAERYYELALSTMHLYPLDSRIPVKGAALLYRAILDQIRISQYEVFKEKQSVSNEEKTKIMAMI, encoded by the coding sequence ATGCAAGTGCTGGAACTTTCAACCGCATATCAAATATGTGAAGGAATCATAAGAAAACATTCCAAGACATTTTTTAAAGCATTTTCCTTGCTGCCTCGGGAAAAGAAAAACGCCGTGTGGGCCATCTACGCTTTTTGTAGGAAAGTGGATGACATCGTGGATGAAGGACTTTATCCGGAAAAGGGGTTGTTAGCATTTGAAGCTGAATTTCATGCGTTTATGAATCATTGCTTTTCTACTGATGACCCTTTATGGGTAGCTCTTCATGATGTGTTCTCTAACTACCATATGGATCGATCTGCATTCTTGGCAATGATCAAGGGGCAAAAGATGGATCTGGAGGGAAGGCGTTATCAAGATGTGAGCAGCCTCCTTGATTATTCATACCACGTAGCAAGTTCCGTAGGACTGATGCTTTTGCCGGTCTTGGCCCCTGAACGGCAAGATCAATTAAAGCAGGATGCCATTCATTTAGGTTATGCAATGCAAATCACGAACATTTTAAGAGACGTTGGAGAGGATTTGGAAAAAGGGAGGTGCTATCTTCCGGCTGAATTGATGGATAAGCACCATTATTCCATGAGTGATTTACACCTTCATAGAATGAATTCTTCTTTTATTGCAGTTTGGGAGGAGCTGGCGGTGAAGGCTGAGCGTTATTATGAGCTCGCTCTGTCTACCATGCATTTGTACCCGTTGGATTCCCGGATTCCTGTTAAAGGGGCCGCTTTATTGTATCGTGCCATTCTTGATCAAATTAGGATCAGCCAATACGAGGTATTTAAGGAGAAGCAATCTGTTTCAAATGAAGAGAAAACCAAGATAATGGCGATGATTTAA
- a CDS encoding phytoene desaturase family protein, with protein sequence MRVSVAGGGIGGMLAALMLAQDGFEVSVFEKSEKLGGRLAFVNHKGYKIDQGPTIVLLPEMLKQILGKAGVLEKEIDLIPCDPLYKIHFSSGKSYTKYSDEEKQLKEIRESFPGNEAGFLKFMRDMNRRYQIGKPSFLEQSFSNILNFFKPSTLSSLWKLNAHQSVMKQLESYFDNKLMQTAYALQTLYIGGNPFTTPAIYSLVSFSEHFHGIHYLKGGYANLVDILETALKRANVRVHTNHEVTGICRTEGRATSIIANGCEFPTDLVIMNGDFPIVERMVQKNRRRFTASSSCFLIYMGVNKKFEHANVHQFFIGDDFEKNMKEIFKEKNVPSDPSFYVFHPSLIDDSLAPENKGVLYVLVPVPSGEAIEWETEKERFADRIIAEMESAQFSGLRKEIEWMTIRTPQDALADGLYQGGSFGIAPELLQSGPFRPQIKPFKENNIYAVGASIHPGGGIPIVMQGASMLVDAIRKEMDTHVEKKGVNASAGTFNRISNM encoded by the coding sequence ATGAGAGTGTCGGTTGCTGGGGGTGGAATCGGCGGCATGCTGGCGGCGTTGATGCTGGCGCAGGATGGATTTGAAGTATCCGTTTTTGAGAAATCTGAAAAGCTCGGTGGAAGGTTGGCATTCGTCAACCATAAGGGATACAAAATCGATCAGGGACCAACGATTGTTCTTCTGCCAGAAATGCTTAAGCAAATCCTCGGGAAGGCGGGTGTCCTGGAAAAGGAAATTGATTTGATTCCATGTGACCCTCTATATAAAATCCATTTTTCCAGCGGGAAATCTTATACAAAATATAGCGATGAGGAAAAGCAGCTGAAAGAAATCCGTGAATCTTTTCCAGGCAATGAGGCAGGATTTCTCAAATTTATGCGAGACATGAACCGGCGCTATCAAATTGGAAAACCTTCTTTTCTTGAACAATCTTTTTCTAATATCTTGAATTTTTTTAAGCCATCTACTTTGTCATCATTATGGAAATTGAATGCACACCAATCTGTCATGAAGCAGCTCGAGAGTTATTTTGACAACAAACTGATGCAGACGGCCTATGCGCTTCAAACCCTCTATATCGGCGGGAATCCTTTTACGACCCCAGCCATTTACAGCCTTGTCTCTTTCAGTGAACACTTTCACGGGATTCATTACTTAAAAGGTGGATATGCGAATTTAGTAGATATTTTGGAGACGGCATTGAAGCGGGCCAACGTTCGTGTTCATACGAATCATGAAGTGACTGGAATATGCAGAACAGAAGGACGCGCGACAAGTATCATCGCCAATGGGTGTGAGTTTCCGACAGATCTTGTGATCATGAATGGGGATTTTCCGATAGTTGAAAGGATGGTGCAAAAGAATAGGCGACGCTTCACAGCTTCTTCCTCCTGTTTTCTGATTTATATGGGTGTGAATAAGAAATTCGAACATGCGAATGTACACCAGTTTTTCATTGGTGATGATTTTGAAAAAAATATGAAAGAGATTTTTAAGGAAAAGAATGTGCCTTCAGATCCATCCTTTTATGTGTTTCATCCATCTTTGATTGACGATAGTCTAGCGCCGGAAAATAAAGGGGTCCTATATGTTTTGGTACCCGTTCCTTCAGGCGAAGCGATCGAATGGGAAACGGAGAAAGAGCGATTTGCCGATCGCATCATTGCTGAGATGGAGTCGGCTCAATTTTCTGGCCTTCGCAAGGAAATTGAATGGATGACGATAAGGACCCCTCAAGATGCGCTGGCTGATGGGTTGTACCAGGGAGGGAGTTTTGGCATAGCGCCGGAACTGCTTCAATCAGGTCCATTCAGGCCACAAATCAAACCTTTTAAAGAAAACAATATCTATGCTGTCGGAGCTTCGATTCATCCTGGCGGAGGGATTCCAATTGTCATGCAAGGTGCGTCTATGCTGGTGGATGCGATCCGTAAGGAAATGGACACACACGTTGAAAAGAAGGGTGTGAATGCAAGTGCTGGAACTTTCAACCGCATATCAAATATGTGA
- a CDS encoding phytoene desaturase family protein, with the protein MSRNIVIVGAGPGGLAAGMLLSSKGYEVDIFEKQSFVGGRNGSITEQGFTFDIGPTFLSMPEIAMELFEMAGRDLADYIDLKELDLMYELIFEGKAIKMFRTKEKMINELEKHFPGSSKGYVQFMKDTKVKMDKLKPILQNRMDKIYHYISPRVLKALPRLSLGKSVYEVLSDYFQEEELKFAFTFQSKYLGMSPWECPGAFSILSFMEHEYGIFHPIGGVNRLSKAMTQVVEENGGRIHLNRGVRKLLLNGKKAVEGVLLEDGTKVSACHTVINGDFAHSMTNLVDDGVLKRFSKSNLRKKKYSCSTFMIYLGLDKKYDLPHHTVCFSEDYRRNVEEITNSMILSGDPSIYVQNACATDETLAPLGKSTLYILAPVPNNMSGIDWSENKAEFRNLVLKTLEEKTQFKDIQDHIEFEKIISPVSWEKDFFIYEGATFNLGHQLSQMMALRPPNKFKELKNCWLVGGGTHPGSGLPTILESARITTGLLTGGDKNRREEVL; encoded by the coding sequence ATGTCGAGGAATATTGTCATTGTCGGCGCGGGACCAGGAGGACTTGCAGCAGGCATGCTATTGTCCAGTAAAGGATACGAAGTGGATATCTTTGAAAAGCAATCCTTTGTCGGTGGAAGAAATGGTTCCATTACTGAGCAGGGTTTCACATTTGATATAGGTCCGACTTTCCTAAGCATGCCCGAAATCGCCATGGAGCTCTTTGAGATGGCTGGCCGGGATCTGGCAGATTACATAGATTTAAAAGAACTTGATTTGATGTACGAACTTATCTTTGAAGGGAAAGCCATAAAGATGTTCCGAACGAAAGAGAAAATGATCAATGAACTGGAAAAACATTTTCCCGGCAGTTCAAAAGGGTATGTGCAATTTATGAAAGATACGAAAGTGAAAATGGATAAGCTTAAGCCGATTTTACAAAACAGGATGGATAAGATCTATCATTATATAAGCCCGAGGGTTTTAAAGGCATTGCCGCGATTATCGCTTGGGAAATCTGTTTATGAGGTATTAAGCGACTACTTTCAGGAAGAAGAATTAAAGTTTGCTTTTACCTTTCAGTCAAAGTATTTGGGCATGTCGCCTTGGGAATGTCCTGGAGCGTTTTCGATCCTCTCCTTTATGGAACATGAATACGGCATCTTTCATCCAATTGGAGGTGTGAACCGATTGTCAAAGGCAATGACTCAAGTTGTTGAGGAAAATGGTGGCCGAATTCATTTAAATAGAGGTGTCCGGAAATTATTGTTGAATGGGAAAAAGGCTGTCGAAGGCGTACTGCTGGAGGATGGCACCAAGGTTTCGGCTTGTCATACGGTTATAAACGGCGATTTTGCCCATAGCATGACAAATCTAGTGGATGATGGAGTTTTGAAGCGGTTCAGCAAGTCAAATCTCAGGAAGAAAAAATACTCCTGTTCAACCTTCATGATTTATTTAGGCCTGGATAAGAAATATGATCTTCCCCATCATACGGTTTGTTTTTCTGAAGATTACCGCAGGAATGTCGAGGAGATCACGAATTCGATGATTCTTTCCGGAGATCCTTCCATATACGTCCAAAATGCCTGTGCAACGGATGAAACACTCGCACCACTCGGCAAATCGACTCTTTATATTTTGGCTCCCGTCCCCAATAATATGAGCGGGATCGATTGGAGTGAAAATAAAGCAGAATTCAGGAACCTTGTACTGAAGACCCTCGAAGAAAAAACTCAGTTCAAGGATATTCAGGATCACATTGAATTCGAGAAGATCATCTCTCCGGTTTCCTGGGAAAAAGATTTCTTTATATATGAAGGGGCAACTTTCAATTTGGGGCATCAGCTCTCCCAGATGATGGCGCTTCGTCCACCGAACAAATTTAAAGAATTAAAGAATTGCTGGCTTGTTGGTGGGGGGACGCACCCAGGCAGCGGCCTGCCGACCATTTTAGAATCAGCTCGCATCACAACGGGATTATTGACAGGCGGTGATAAAAACAGGAGGGAGGAAGTCCTATGA
- the asnB gene encoding asparagine synthase (glutamine-hydrolyzing), giving the protein MCGITGWIHFQHNLTSRTDILKTMTDTLKKRGPDDTNIWSTRHAAFGHKRLVVVDPEGGKQPMSRSQGDHTYTICYNGELYNTEDIRKELLSKGYSFQGHSDTEVLLNAYIEWRERCVDHLNGIFAFAVWDSEKEQLFIGRDRLGVKPLFYAEKNNGFIFGSEIKAVLAHEDMKAEIDREGLSEILGLGPSRSPGNGVFKGVKELRPGHALTVSRNGLKIWRYWNVVSQEHTDTFDETVEKVGFLLKDAVTRQLVSDVPLCTFLSGGLDSSAITAIASNHFNREGKGPLHTYSIDYEGNSQYFKANAFQPNSDGPWIEQMVKSFQTNHHYCEISQNDLVDYLEEAVEVRDLPGMADVDSSLLWFCKEIKKDFVVSLSGECADEIFGGYPWFHREDDLNRKAFPWMRSTDERQGLLNDSWKEKLNLDEYVQIVYQKTVDETPRLEGETPLEARRRELFYLNMIWFMTTLLDRKDRMSMGASLEVRVPFADHRLVEYAWNIPWQWKMADGREKGLLRKSLEGVLPKDILYRKKSPYPKTHHPVYTQLVQSKLTNLLKNKSSVLFELFDHKKLHQIVESGGDAFKVPWYGQLMTGPQLLAYLVQIDEWFKKNNITLIDR; this is encoded by the coding sequence ATGTGCGGCATTACTGGATGGATTCATTTTCAGCATAACTTGACTTCAAGGACAGACATATTAAAGACCATGACGGATACGTTAAAGAAAAGAGGACCGGATGATACAAATATTTGGTCTACCCGGCATGCGGCCTTTGGACACAAACGGCTGGTGGTTGTCGATCCCGAAGGCGGGAAGCAGCCGATGTCAAGAAGCCAAGGTGATCATACTTATACAATTTGCTACAATGGCGAGCTCTACAATACCGAGGATATAAGAAAAGAGCTGCTCTCTAAAGGATATTCGTTTCAAGGTCATTCTGATACAGAAGTTTTGCTGAATGCTTACATTGAATGGCGTGAGAGGTGCGTTGACCACTTGAATGGGATATTCGCCTTTGCAGTATGGGATAGTGAAAAGGAACAGTTGTTCATCGGGCGGGACCGGCTGGGGGTAAAGCCTCTTTTTTATGCAGAGAAAAATAATGGATTCATATTCGGATCGGAAATTAAAGCGGTGCTTGCCCATGAGGATATGAAAGCGGAAATCGATCGGGAAGGGTTATCTGAAATTCTGGGGCTGGGACCATCAAGATCTCCCGGAAATGGCGTCTTCAAAGGGGTAAAGGAGCTGCGGCCCGGTCATGCGCTGACAGTTTCAAGGAATGGTTTGAAGATCTGGAGGTATTGGAATGTAGTAAGTCAGGAACATACAGATACCTTTGATGAAACAGTGGAAAAAGTAGGGTTTTTGTTAAAGGATGCAGTAACCCGCCAATTGGTATCTGATGTGCCATTATGCACTTTCCTATCAGGCGGTTTGGACTCGAGTGCCATCACAGCGATTGCCTCCAATCATTTTAACAGGGAAGGAAAAGGGCCGCTTCATACTTACTCCATTGATTACGAAGGAAATAGTCAATATTTCAAGGCGAACGCTTTTCAGCCAAATTCGGATGGGCCATGGATCGAGCAAATGGTTAAATCCTTCCAGACTAACCACCATTATTGTGAAATCTCCCAAAATGATCTGGTCGACTATCTAGAGGAAGCGGTGGAGGTTCGGGATCTTCCAGGGATGGCTGATGTAGATTCTTCGCTCCTATGGTTTTGCAAAGAAATAAAAAAGGATTTCGTCGTGAGTCTCTCAGGTGAATGTGCAGATGAAATATTCGGGGGATATCCGTGGTTTCACCGGGAAGATGATCTGAACAGAAAAGCATTTCCTTGGATGAGGTCGACGGATGAGAGGCAGGGTCTCCTAAATGATTCGTGGAAGGAGAAGCTGAACCTTGATGAATATGTCCAGATCGTTTATCAGAAAACGGTGGATGAGACACCTCGTTTAGAAGGGGAGACGCCTCTGGAGGCAAGGAGAAGAGAGCTATTCTATTTGAATATGATCTGGTTCATGACGACCCTTCTTGACCGAAAGGACCGGATGAGTATGGGAGCAAGCCTTGAGGTCAGGGTCCCGTTTGCGGACCACCGCTTGGTTGAGTATGCATGGAACATCCCTTGGCAGTGGAAAATGGCGGATGGAAGGGAAAAAGGGCTTCTTCGCAAATCATTGGAGGGCGTTCTCCCAAAAGACATTCTTTATCGAAAAAAAAGCCCATATCCGAAAACTCATCATCCGGTTTATACACAACTTGTACAAAGCAAATTGACCAATCTGCTAAAAAATAAATCGAGCGTCCTTTTTGAACTATTCGACCATAAAAAGCTTCATCAAATCGTCGAGAGCGGCGGGGATGCATTTAAAGTACCATGGTATGGCCAGCTAATGACCGGCCCGCAGCTGTTGGCTTATTTGGTTCAAATTGATGAATGGTTTAAAAAGAATAATATTACTCTGATTGATAGATAA